A region of Maridesulfovibrio sp. DNA encodes the following proteins:
- a CDS encoding Y-family DNA polymerase, protein MRIFGLVDCNNFYVSCERLFRPEIRNSPVVVLSNNDGCVIARSQEAKAIGIPMGAPAYKYNNFFLHNSVQVFSSNYALYGDLSQRVTATLATITPDLEVYSIDESFLELPPCMLKELPSIGQEIRARIFKWTGIPVSVGFGSTKTLAKAASRFAKRYPPAEGIFSLCGRNDMDRLLEKIPVTDIWGIGRRHGKRLIARGVSTARAFRDLPNLWLKKNMSVTGLHTALELRGTPCFELDNSPQPKKTISSSRSFGCPVSTLTDLEESVAAYVARAAEKLREQQSLTGGVMVYLTTNRFNNLPQYSNSATRLLPIATDYTPELINAATRCIRSIYKEGYRYKKTGVILLDLCGKYNRQCNLLELERTDNPGKKERVMKLLDSANIRFGRQTLSYASEGIKQPWQMNRKFKSPAYTTCWDELPKIG, encoded by the coding sequence ATGAGAATCTTTGGCCTTGTGGACTGTAATAATTTTTATGTTTCCTGCGAAAGACTTTTCCGGCCGGAAATCAGAAACAGCCCGGTGGTTGTTCTTTCCAATAATGACGGCTGCGTAATAGCCCGTTCACAGGAAGCCAAAGCCATAGGTATTCCCATGGGCGCCCCGGCTTACAAGTATAATAATTTTTTTCTGCACAACAGTGTGCAAGTCTTTTCTTCCAACTACGCCCTCTATGGCGATCTTTCACAACGGGTGACCGCCACTCTTGCCACCATTACCCCTGATCTTGAAGTCTACTCCATTGATGAATCATTTCTTGAACTTCCGCCCTGCATGTTGAAAGAACTGCCGTCCATCGGCCAAGAGATCAGGGCCAGAATCTTTAAATGGACCGGGATTCCGGTTTCCGTAGGCTTCGGTTCCACCAAAACACTGGCCAAGGCTGCCAGCAGATTTGCCAAAAGATATCCCCCAGCCGAAGGGATATTCAGCCTCTGCGGACGCAATGATATGGACCGCCTGCTGGAAAAAATCCCGGTCACTGATATCTGGGGAATCGGCAGAAGGCACGGTAAACGGTTAATTGCCAGAGGGGTTAGCACTGCCCGCGCATTCAGGGACCTGCCCAATTTATGGCTCAAAAAAAACATGTCCGTAACCGGACTGCATACAGCTCTTGAACTGCGCGGCACGCCCTGCTTTGAATTGGACAACAGTCCGCAACCCAAGAAGACCATATCCTCGTCCAGATCATTCGGATGTCCGGTTTCCACTCTTACCGACCTTGAAGAATCGGTTGCCGCCTATGTAGCCCGGGCCGCCGAAAAACTTCGCGAACAGCAATCCCTTACCGGAGGAGTTATGGTCTACCTGACCACCAACCGCTTCAACAATCTCCCGCAGTACTCCAACTCCGCCACCCGCCTGCTCCCCATTGCCACAGACTACACCCCGGAACTTATCAATGCGGCAACACGTTGCATCCGCTCTATTTATAAAGAAGGGTACAGGTACAAAAAAACCGGGGTCATACTGCTGGACCTATGCGGGAAATACAACCGCCAGTGCAACCTGCTGGAACTGGAGCGGACAGATAATCCCGGAAAAAAAGAAAGAGTTATGAAGCTTCTTGATTCAGCCAACATCCGTTTCGGAAGGCAAACCCTAAGCTATGCTTCTGAAGGAATTAAACAACCGTGGCAGATGAACAGGAAATTTAAATCACCCGCCTACACAACATGCTGGGACGAACTGCCTAAAATCGGGTAA
- a CDS encoding phosphatidylglycerol lysyltransferase domain-containing protein — MTNNFNPITLDCQDKFDEALAACPQHTSDFTFANIWGWTEHYGLELRCGESGLIHIRQTKPEVIHWAPIGDWFSTDWTKCELMNTPGTKFTRVPEQLALHLKEIFGDKIEISENRDHFDYVYSVQELIELRGNRFHKKKNLYRQFMKKYDYEYREITPDCVEEVLEMQLEWYRWQEENNSSPALVAENEAIAKVLKEMDTIKNLTGGTLRIGNRIIAYTIAEPLGEDTIVIHFEKGNTYFKGVYQAINQMFLENNASDKKFVNREQDLGEPGLRKAKESYNPVHFMKKYELVVL; from the coding sequence ATGACTAATAATTTCAACCCAATAACCCTTGACTGTCAGGATAAATTTGATGAAGCCCTTGCTGCCTGCCCGCAGCACACCTCTGACTTCACTTTTGCCAATATATGGGGCTGGACCGAGCATTACGGCCTTGAACTGCGTTGCGGAGAATCAGGACTCATCCATATTCGCCAGACCAAACCTGAAGTCATCCACTGGGCACCTATCGGGGACTGGTTCAGTACGGACTGGACCAAATGCGAACTAATGAACACGCCGGGCACCAAATTCACCCGCGTACCGGAACAATTGGCCCTGCATCTCAAGGAAATCTTCGGCGATAAAATCGAAATCAGCGAAAACCGCGACCACTTTGATTACGTATACTCTGTTCAGGAACTGATCGAACTTCGCGGCAACCGTTTTCACAAAAAAAAGAATCTTTACCGCCAGTTCATGAAAAAATACGATTACGAGTATCGCGAAATAACCCCGGACTGCGTAGAGGAAGTGCTCGAAATGCAGTTGGAATGGTATCGCTGGCAGGAAGAAAACAACTCTTCCCCCGCGCTAGTTGCCGAGAACGAAGCCATCGCCAAAGTGCTGAAGGAAATGGACACCATCAAGAATCTCACCGGAGGCACCCTGCGCATCGGCAACCGCATCATAGCCTATACCATTGCCGAACCGCTTGGCGAAGACACAATCGTTATCCATTTTGAAAAAGGGAACACCTATTTCAAAGGCGTTTATCAGGCCATTAACCAGATGTTTCTTGAAAACAACGCCAGTGACAAAAAATTCGTAAACCGCGAACAGGATCTCGGAGAACCCGGCTTGCGCAAGGCAAAAGAATCGTACAATCCCGTACATTTTATGAAAAAGTATGAGCTTGTAGTACTTTAA
- a CDS encoding translesion error-prone DNA polymerase V autoproteolytic subunit, whose amino-acid sequence MNSTYAEILCPEAASRIELPLLLSEVIAGFPSPADDYIDKKMDLNEQLISNKAATFLVRAYGDSMLDANIRQGDILVVDRSMDAHNNSIIIAVVDGELTVKRIKQQEGRLFLIPENQDYSALEITAETSFEVWGVVTYIIHKAT is encoded by the coding sequence ATGAATTCAACTTACGCAGAAATACTTTGCCCAGAAGCAGCCAGCAGAATTGAACTCCCCCTGCTGTTGTCCGAAGTTATCGCAGGTTTCCCCTCCCCTGCCGACGACTACATCGATAAAAAAATGGACCTCAATGAACAGTTAATCAGCAATAAAGCGGCTACCTTTCTCGTCCGGGCCTATGGGGATTCCATGCTTGATGCCAACATCAGACAAGGTGACATATTGGTGGTAGACCGCTCCATGGATGCCCATAACAACTCTATCATTATTGCAGTAGTTGACGGAGAACTTACAGTAAAACGAATCAAACAGCAGGAAGGACGGCTCTTTCTTATCCCCGAAAATCAGGATTATTCAGCACTTGAAATCACCGCGGAAACATCATTCGAAGTCTGGGGAGTGGTAACCTACATCATCCACAAGGCGACGTGA
- a CDS encoding alkaline phosphatase family protein: protein MLFNHTERKRFVVLGLDGLPASLALRWAKKLPNLSRIAGKSEPINAELPELSPVNWTSFFTARKPEKHGLYGFTSIDPQTYTLSINNFAQVLCPTIFDALGENNLVCKIINLPNTYPAKPLRGMLISGFVADSLERAVQPPFLLGPLRDAGYQLEADTSRGILEPDYLFNQVAHTLDCRLHALEMLWNDLAWDLFTIVFTETDRLFHFFYPAFEDENHPLYPKAAEFMYKWDRAIGIVLDKFEALPGEKKLISFADHGFAALETEVDLNTFLAQQGYLGYTHRPKNQWDSTIISPVSKAFALDPGRIYIHTSDFARGQIDPAHVEAIAAEIADQLMQLEFNGQQVMDKVLTRREAYGENPVGNPPDLICTAKPGFDLKAKFDRAEIFGFHGRTGIHTVQDAFFYSSDGQQISTMHQTGQIILDWFNITLTD from the coding sequence ATGCTTTTTAATCATACAGAACGTAAAAGATTCGTAGTATTGGGGCTGGATGGACTTCCAGCCTCTCTCGCTTTGAGATGGGCAAAAAAATTGCCCAACCTAAGTCGCATTGCAGGCAAATCTGAGCCGATCAATGCTGAACTGCCGGAACTTTCCCCGGTAAACTGGACTTCCTTCTTTACTGCCCGGAAACCGGAAAAGCATGGACTTTACGGTTTCACATCAATAGATCCGCAAACCTATACCCTTTCCATAAATAATTTTGCGCAGGTGCTCTGCCCGACAATTTTTGATGCACTTGGCGAAAACAATCTGGTTTGCAAAATAATTAACCTACCCAACACTTACCCGGCCAAACCGCTGCGGGGTATGCTTATTTCCGGTTTTGTAGCCGATTCATTAGAACGTGCAGTTCAACCGCCTTTCCTGCTCGGCCCGTTACGCGATGCCGGTTACCAACTGGAGGCGGATACCAGCCGGGGCATTTTAGAACCGGATTACCTTTTCAATCAGGTTGCGCACACCCTTGATTGCCGCTTGCATGCACTTGAAATGCTCTGGAATGACCTTGCGTGGGATTTATTCACCATTGTCTTTACGGAAACAGACCGTCTGTTCCATTTTTTTTACCCCGCATTCGAGGACGAAAACCATCCACTATACCCCAAGGCTGCCGAATTCATGTACAAATGGGACAGGGCTATTGGCATTGTTCTGGATAAATTCGAAGCCCTGCCGGGGGAAAAAAAACTGATTTCATTCGCGGATCACGGCTTTGCCGCCCTTGAAACCGAAGTGGATCTGAACACTTTTTTAGCCCAGCAAGGCTACCTTGGATACACCCACCGCCCCAAGAACCAATGGGATTCCACGATCATTTCCCCAGTCAGTAAAGCATTTGCCCTTGATCCCGGAAGAATATATATCCATACATCTGATTTCGCGCGCGGGCAGATTGATCCGGCACACGTTGAGGCAATAGCTGCTGAAATAGCAGATCAACTCATGCAGCTGGAGTTCAATGGACAACAGGTCATGGATAAGGTTCTCACCAGACGCGAAGCTTATGGCGAAAACCCCGTCGGCAACCCGCCGGACCTGATCTGCACCGCAAAGCCGGGATTCGATCTCAAGGCCAAATTCGACCGTGCAGAAATCTTCGGATTCCATGGCAGGACCGGTATACATACGGTGCAGGACGCATTCTTCTACAGCTCAGACGGGCAGCAGATAAGCACTATGCACCAGACCGGACAAATCATACTTGACTGGTTTAATATTACTTTGACAGATTAA
- a CDS encoding tetratricopeptide repeat protein: MKKTFTSIRTKTTLIGMSLIVAALLTGCGTKNEAAGLHQTGTVAFMLNKDKAASVYFEKAIASNPEYGPSYIMLGDCYLREGKYKEAVESINKGLQLELDQGHIRLAHRKLARAYKELGDSEKALEHITIYTRMSVWQDKFTPQKISETETFVAELNLPEEKKNLAVDKIVQESAKAKSGPAAAENQEDDSDFLDMISFGLI, encoded by the coding sequence ATGAAAAAAACATTTACCAGCATCAGGACCAAGACAACTTTGATAGGAATGTCCCTGATCGTCGCGGCCCTTCTTACCGGCTGCGGCACAAAAAACGAAGCCGCAGGGCTTCATCAGACCGGAACTGTCGCCTTCATGCTCAATAAGGACAAGGCAGCCTCCGTCTATTTTGAAAAGGCAATCGCCAGCAACCCGGAATACGGCCCCAGCTATATCATGCTCGGCGACTGTTACCTCCGGGAAGGCAAATACAAGGAAGCTGTTGAAAGCATCAACAAAGGCCTCCAGCTTGAGCTGGACCAAGGACACATAAGGCTGGCCCACCGCAAGCTGGCCCGGGCCTATAAAGAGCTCGGAGATTCCGAAAAGGCCTTGGAACACATAACCATATACACCCGCATGTCCGTCTGGCAGGACAAGTTCACCCCGCAGAAGATTTCCGAAACAGAAACCTTCGTGGCCGAACTTAACCTTCCTGAAGAAAAGAAAAACCTTGCGGTCGATAAAATCGTACAGGAATCCGCAAAAGCCAAATCAGGACCGGCAGCTGCAGAAAATCAGGAAGACGATAGCGACTTCCTTGATATGATCAGTTTCGGCCTCATTTAA
- a CDS encoding LysR family transcriptional regulator, which translates to MSSDENFCPRVRLNLWLETEEGMLFGLGRAQLLEQIEKQGSLNKAAKELGMSYRAAWGRLKNTEEVLGDSLVLKTRGRKGCSLTPLGERVLEDYRQWVQEVENFAVMTARKSFPWNIASYDEDMERIAQEKKGKK; encoded by the coding sequence ATGTCGAGTGATGAAAATTTCTGCCCTAGGGTGCGGCTGAATTTGTGGCTGGAGACAGAAGAAGGTATGCTTTTTGGTCTTGGCAGGGCACAGTTGCTGGAGCAGATAGAAAAACAGGGCTCGCTGAATAAGGCGGCCAAGGAACTCGGCATGTCTTACCGTGCAGCATGGGGCAGGCTCAAGAATACCGAAGAGGTACTCGGAGATTCTCTTGTTCTCAAGACCCGTGGACGCAAAGGCTGTAGTCTGACTCCCTTGGGGGAGCGTGTACTGGAGGATTACCGCCAGTGGGTACAGGAAGTGGAAAATTTCGCAGTCATGACCGCCAGAAAGTCTTTCCCATGGAATATTGCCTCTTATGATGAAGATATGGAGCGCATAGCGCAGGAGAAGAAGGGTAAGAAGTGA
- a CDS encoding carboxyl transferase domain-containing protein, with the protein MDIEKKLDGLVKRVQYARDILGDSEDRRLTAFANKLDSFLETSINKTQEELWDKLNTYDESLAVLEKDIDKTLSAMDKVRIVRHSERICLEDILENVYDNYTVVGGKDDMSIDPGMVIARAYITRRVGKKVHNQPVMVVGQEKGHGQEFRNGGCIKPWGNANALRYMKVAARENIPIHTYVFTPGSYPVEDYPGAAQQIAENIYEMCGLEVPVISVISEGGSGGAEAIAMADKRLMLSHGYYSVISPEGAAAIEGRIRGGERAPAELIETCAKSQCITADDNLRFGYIDGIIREPALGARPEHFDFYKMVRAEVIRATDEVVLSVKGFRLFSKAAIKNRNKKDITDESVFVRWQISPNAKDRLLWKRYKKYRRMAQDSFEDKRSFLEKLNSAKVDAMAAAYSTVRYDMIRKYQSKIQALADEAKDEIHVVTNKFDKLKHMLIGKMGAGSKSVSEVEAALTKLSEDAEPDIPPSDYRHYVSPRASEDKEITCPNADKNGCLEIWSRDLFDEFAGVCPTCGHHFPMEYRWYMANLFDWGTVREFNKSICSANPTGFPNFQERLDAAKAKTGLQSGCITFEGAIKHTKVTCATLVAPFRGGSVGAAEGEKFIRALELAGKKRYPFLAYVHGTAGIRIQEGTNGLIQMPRVTMAVRRYIESGGLYIVLYDTNSYAGPVASFLGCSPYQYAVRSSRIGFAGPGVIKETTGMEIPPDYHSAYNALSRGHIQDIWDRRDIRRNLHQAFLTVGGRNLYYR; encoded by the coding sequence ATGGATATAGAAAAAAAACTGGACGGGTTGGTCAAGCGGGTCCAGTATGCGCGTGATATTCTCGGTGATTCCGAGGACAGACGCCTTACTGCGTTCGCCAACAAGCTTGATTCCTTCCTGGAAACCAGCATAAACAAAACTCAGGAAGAACTGTGGGATAAGCTCAACACTTATGATGAGAGCCTCGCAGTACTGGAAAAAGACATAGACAAAACCCTGTCCGCCATGGACAAGGTGCGCATCGTACGTCATTCCGAACGCATCTGCCTCGAAGACATTCTTGAAAACGTATACGACAACTACACAGTTGTCGGCGGCAAGGATGACATGAGCATCGACCCCGGCATGGTCATTGCCCGTGCCTATATTACCCGCCGCGTGGGCAAAAAAGTTCACAACCAGCCGGTCATGGTGGTCGGTCAGGAGAAAGGCCACGGTCAGGAATTCCGCAACGGAGGCTGCATCAAGCCCTGGGGTAATGCCAACGCACTGCGCTACATGAAGGTTGCCGCCCGCGAGAACATCCCCATCCACACCTATGTCTTCACCCCCGGTTCCTATCCCGTGGAGGATTATCCCGGTGCGGCCCAGCAGATTGCGGAAAACATATACGAAATGTGCGGTCTTGAAGTTCCCGTTATTTCCGTTATTTCCGAAGGCGGTTCCGGTGGAGCCGAAGCAATTGCCATGGCCGATAAACGGCTCATGCTTTCCCACGGATACTACTCCGTTATCTCCCCCGAAGGTGCTGCCGCTATTGAAGGCCGTATCCGAGGCGGAGAACGCGCTCCTGCCGAGCTGATCGAAACCTGTGCCAAGTCCCAGTGCATTACTGCGGATGACAACCTGCGTTTCGGCTATATCGACGGCATCATCCGCGAACCTGCTCTTGGTGCGCGTCCCGAACATTTTGATTTCTACAAGATGGTTCGTGCAGAAGTTATCCGCGCCACCGATGAAGTTGTGCTGAGCGTTAAGGGTTTCCGCCTCTTCAGTAAAGCAGCCATAAAGAACCGCAACAAAAAAGATATCACTGACGAATCCGTATTCGTACGCTGGCAGATCAGCCCCAATGCCAAGGACAGACTGCTCTGGAAGCGTTACAAAAAATACCGCCGCATGGCTCAGGACAGCTTCGAGGACAAACGGTCATTCCTTGAAAAACTCAACTCAGCAAAAGTTGACGCCATGGCTGCAGCCTACTCTACTGTTCGCTACGACATGATCAGGAAGTACCAGTCCAAGATTCAGGCCCTTGCTGATGAAGCCAAGGACGAAATACACGTGGTGACCAACAAATTCGACAAGCTTAAGCATATGCTCATCGGCAAGATGGGTGCAGGCTCCAAGAGCGTGTCCGAAGTTGAAGCAGCCCTGACCAAACTGTCTGAAGACGCAGAGCCGGATATTCCACCGTCTGATTATCGCCACTACGTCAGCCCCCGTGCCAGTGAAGATAAAGAAATCACCTGCCCCAACGCTGACAAAAACGGCTGTCTCGAGATCTGGTCCCGTGACCTGTTTGACGAATTTGCCGGGGTCTGCCCCACCTGCGGACACCATTTCCCTATGGAATACCGCTGGTACATGGCCAACCTCTTTGACTGGGGCACAGTGCGTGAGTTCAACAAATCCATCTGCTCCGCCAACCCCACCGGATTCCCTAACTTTCAGGAACGGCTTGACGCAGCAAAAGCAAAAACCGGACTGCAGTCCGGCTGCATCACCTTTGAAGGTGCCATCAAGCACACCAAGGTTACCTGCGCAACTCTTGTCGCTCCTTTCCGAGGCGGCTCCGTGGGGGCTGCTGAGGGTGAAAAATTCATCCGCGCCCTTGAGCTGGCAGGCAAGAAACGTTACCCCTTCCTCGCATACGTACACGGAACAGCCGGAATCCGTATTCAGGAAGGAACCAACGGCCTGATCCAGATGCCGCGCGTAACCATGGCGGTACGCCGTTACATCGAGTCCGGAGGGCTGTACATCGTCCTTTACGATACCAACTCCTACGCCGGACCGGTGGCAAGTTTCCTCGGCTGCTCCCCTTACCAGTACGCTGTGCGTTCTTCACGTATCGGATTCGCAGGGCCGGGTGTTATCAAAGAAACCACCGGCATGGAAATTCCGCCGGATTACCATTCCGCATACAACGCGCTCTCCAGAGGTCACATTCAGGACATCTGGGACCGCCGCGATATCCGCCGCAACCTGCATCAGGCATTCCTGACGGTAGGCGGACGCAACCTGTATTACCGCTAA
- a CDS encoding MATE family efflux transporter → MNITTADMTNAPYRTIWNLSWPQILMMIFHLMIGLVDVWVASKLGREIQASMGMISQSLVFFLVIAMATANGAVAAISQSIGAGLLKRARRYVGLCIILGALLGLTILIIGFPFRNGILTILQVPQEMRYVMEYFIEVFLYLVPTYYMLIITNAIFRAQKRVMLPLYSMIIVTMLNTIGDLGLGLGMWGLPNLGYKGLAWATFGSITAGAVFNMLTLFRMGHLRRKTMAPFRWMKSAFPYLFKVAWPSGLMQLVWHSGYMVLYSITASLPENNIIALAGMTAGIRIESILFLPAFAFNMTASIIIGHYLGDGKADEAKKFGYRILFLAIGFLSISALLLWQVIYPVTAIIAPEQVVLDEAVNYLFYNMLAIPFTLTSMIMAGALNGAGATIYNLFIFAITVWGCRLPLAYVLGHEVMHSATGIWMAMLISQGIQASIIFYTFSCKNWQKFSMIKKNKKKDQ, encoded by the coding sequence ATGAACATTACCACAGCAGACATGACCAACGCTCCATATAGAACTATATGGAACCTGTCATGGCCGCAAATCCTGATGATGATTTTCCACCTGATGATAGGACTTGTCGATGTCTGGGTGGCATCAAAACTGGGCCGAGAAATTCAGGCATCAATGGGCATGATCAGCCAGTCTCTGGTTTTCTTTCTAGTGATTGCCATGGCAACGGCAAACGGAGCAGTCGCAGCCATAAGCCAATCCATAGGTGCGGGACTGCTTAAACGGGCGAGACGTTACGTAGGGCTGTGCATCATCCTAGGAGCACTGCTTGGTTTAACCATATTAATAATCGGATTCCCTTTTCGAAACGGCATTCTGACCATTTTGCAGGTTCCACAAGAAATGCGTTATGTAATGGAATATTTCATTGAAGTATTCCTCTACCTTGTGCCGACCTACTACATGCTCATTATTACCAACGCCATTTTCCGAGCCCAAAAACGGGTCATGCTGCCACTTTACAGTATGATTATTGTCACCATGCTTAATACAATCGGTGACCTAGGTCTCGGATTGGGCATGTGGGGATTGCCGAATCTAGGCTACAAGGGTCTTGCATGGGCTACATTCGGCTCCATCACCGCCGGAGCAGTGTTCAATATGCTTACCCTTTTCCGTATGGGGCATCTACGCCGCAAAACCATGGCTCCTTTCAGATGGATGAAAAGTGCGTTTCCATATCTGTTCAAAGTAGCGTGGCCCAGCGGATTAATGCAGCTGGTCTGGCACTCTGGGTATATGGTGCTTTATTCCATCACAGCCAGTCTGCCGGAGAACAATATTATCGCTCTGGCAGGCATGACCGCAGGAATACGCATTGAATCAATTCTATTTCTGCCCGCATTCGCCTTTAATATGACCGCCTCCATCATCATCGGGCATTATCTTGGAGACGGCAAAGCTGACGAAGCCAAAAAATTCGGTTATAGAATATTGTTTCTGGCAATCGGGTTCCTGAGCATCAGCGCGCTGCTGCTCTGGCAGGTTATATATCCGGTGACCGCTATTATCGCCCCTGAACAGGTAGTACTTGATGAAGCTGTAAACTACCTTTTCTACAACATGCTCGCTATTCCGTTTACCCTGACTTCCATGATCATGGCCGGGGCATTGAACGGAGCTGGAGCGACCATCTACAACCTGTTCATTTTTGCTATCACAGTCTGGGGCTGCCGACTGCCGCTGGCCTATGTACTCGGCCATGAAGTAATGCACTCAGCCACAGGAATCTGGATGGCCATGCTCATCTCGCAAGGGATACAGGCATCCATTATATTTTACACATTCTCGTGCAAAAACTGGCAGAAGTTCAGTATGATCAAAAAAAACAAGAAAAAGGATCAGTAA
- a CDS encoding biotin carboxylase N-terminal domain-containing protein, translating into MNPKTDKVLIANRGEIAVRIMQACKALGLSFVSVYTEEDKDSGHITIAKKLGGEAAVYKIRSYNDAGDILSVADETMCTAVHPGYGFFSENFRFARRVTERDRPMTFIGPSWWVIRDLGDKINTKRLARKLGVPTIPGSDRAIYDELEAEEIASNLFKFQEEQGVRNPVVLVKASAGGGGMGIDEVYSIEEFRQVYRRIRNYSLRTFNDEGVLIEQRIFNFNHLEVQIVSERSGKQHVHFGTRNCSVQSPGRQKRIEVAPGFCPESIAYSFDAKKVLNDIVEHSLNMAREINYDNVGTWEWIVTPKGDPFLMEVNTRIQVENGVSAAISRIKGNPDVNLIKEQIRLALGDDLGYTQEDITFEGVGIEYRIIAEDTDEKFAPWAGEIDNLRWNEHDWLRMHTHIPKELPYQIPTEFDPNLALAIIWGKDLEESKKRGLEFLDEFVLEGKDRKEVSLKSNLKFLAKKTTNILEF; encoded by the coding sequence TTGAATCCCAAAACAGATAAAGTACTTATTGCTAACCGAGGTGAAATTGCAGTCCGCATCATGCAGGCGTGTAAAGCTCTCGGACTTAGTTTTGTCAGCGTATACACTGAAGAGGACAAAGACTCAGGGCACATAACCATCGCCAAAAAACTTGGCGGAGAAGCCGCAGTCTACAAAATCAGATCTTATAACGATGCCGGGGACATTCTCTCAGTTGCGGACGAGACAATGTGTACCGCAGTGCATCCGGGATACGGTTTCTTCTCGGAAAACTTCCGTTTTGCTCGCCGGGTGACCGAGCGTGACCGTCCCATGACCTTCATCGGACCTTCATGGTGGGTAATCCGCGACCTTGGTGACAAAATCAACACCAAGCGTCTAGCCAGAAAGCTTGGTGTTCCCACCATCCCCGGCTCCGACAGGGCCATCTACGATGAATTGGAAGCGGAAGAAATCGCGTCCAACCTGTTCAAGTTCCAGGAGGAGCAAGGTGTACGCAACCCCGTTGTCCTTGTAAAAGCATCCGCAGGCGGAGGTGGAATGGGAATCGATGAAGTTTATTCCATCGAAGAATTCCGTCAGGTATACCGCCGCATCAGGAACTACTCACTGCGTACCTTCAACGATGAAGGTGTTCTCATTGAGCAACGCATCTTCAACTTCAACCACCTTGAAGTACAGATTGTTTCCGAACGCTCAGGAAAACAACACGTCCATTTCGGCACCCGTAACTGCTCAGTGCAGAGTCCGGGCCGCCAGAAAAGGATTGAAGTTGCACCCGGATTCTGTCCTGAAAGCATCGCCTATTCATTTGATGCCAAAAAAGTTCTCAACGACATTGTGGAGCACTCCCTGAACATGGCCCGCGAAATCAACTACGATAACGTGGGAACATGGGAATGGATTGTAACTCCTAAAGGCGACCCCTTTCTCATGGAGGTAAACACCCGTATTCAGGTTGAAAACGGTGTTTCTGCCGCAATCTCGCGCATTAAAGGCAACCCGGACGTAAACCTGATCAAAGAACAGATCAGGCTCGCGCTGGGTGATGATCTGGGCTACACTCAGGAAGACATTACTTTTGAAGGTGTGGGAATCGAATACAGAATCATCGCCGAAGACACTGATGAGAAATTCGCTCCATGGGCAGGAGAAATTGATAACCTCCGCTGGAATGAGCACGACTGGCTCAGGATGCACACCCACATCCCCAAAGAGCTGCCCTACCAGATTCCCACAGAATTTGACCCCAACCTGGCACTGGCCATCATTTGGGGCAAGGACCTTGAGGAATCCAAAAAACGCGGACTTGAATTCCTCGATGAATTCGTTCTGGAAGGCAAAGACAGAAAGGAAGTATCCCTGAAGTCCAACCTTAAGTTTCTGGCCAAAAAAACAACAAACATACTGGAATTCTAA